A region of the bacterium genome:
GTATAACATTGTGGCATTACTTTTAATCCCAAGTTTATGCGCTGTCTCCATTACCTCAAGCCAGAGTTTGCCTTCGATTTTCTTAGGGCATATCACCTTTCGAACCCTTGGCGAAAAAACCTCTGCCCCGCCTCCTGGGATTGAAGTTAATCCCGCTTGTTTTAGTTGGCTTAATGTCTTTTCCAGACTTAAATTAGCCCTCCGGGCAAAATAGTAAATTTCAACCGCGGTAAATGCCTGAAGATTAACCTGTGGAAAGGCTGAATGTAACTTAGATAGCATCTCAAGATAATACTCAAAAGGGATTTCAGGATTTAATCCCCCAACAATATGCAACTCTTTAACCCCATTTTTATCACAACCCTTCGCCTTTTCCATAATCTGGTCAATGGTTAATGTAAAAGCACCTTTCTCACCTTTGTCTTTACTATAGGCACAAAACCTACATCTATTTTCACAGATATTGGTGTAATTGATATGGCGGTTGATGATGAAATAAGCATTATTGCCATTTAGCCGTTCCCGAACTAAATTTGCCATTTCACCAATGGTGAGCAGGTCATTGGATTGAAACAACCTGACACCATCTTCTTTACTTAATCTTTGTCCTGTGTTGACTTTTTTATAAATGTCGTTCAATAAATTTTCCATACATCCTCTAAATAGTGTCGTGTTGAGTAAGTTTTGCACGGCGTATCATCAGATTTCATAACCTGCAAACGGATAATTGGTAACTGGTTAAATAGTTTCGTCCTGAGATCAGCCGAACGGTATTTAATTACCAGTTACCAATCACCAGTTACCAGAATCAAATTCCGTGCGTTATTTGTTCAACACGACACTAGAAAATATTATCAATCCATGTCATTACAAATAAAAAAACACTGACCAGGCCATTTACATTGAAAAAGGCAATGTTCACCCGGCTTAAATCAGCAGGGTTGACAAGGGAGTGTTCGTATATCAACATTAAGGAGACCACAAACACGCCCATAAAGTAGGAAAGCCCAAGCTGAGCTAATACCCCAAACCATAAAAGCAAGATAACCATAAAAAAATGCATCACTCGTGAAATAATCAATGCCTTTGGAATGCCGAATCTGACTACCATTGATTGAAGTCCATAGGTTTTATCAAATTCAAAATCAAGCGTGGCGTAGATAATATCAAATCCCGCTACCCAGAAAAGAACAGCTAATCCAAGAACAAGTGG
Encoded here:
- the mqnE gene encoding aminofutalosine synthase MqnE, encoding MENLLNDIYKKVNTGQRLSKEDGVRLFQSNDLLTIGEMANLVRERLNGNNAYFIINRHINYTNICENRCRFCAYSKDKGEKGAFTLTIDQIMEKAKGCDKNGVKELHIVGGLNPEIPFEYYLEMLSKLHSAFPQVNLQAFTAVEIYYFARRANLSLEKTLSQLKQAGLTSIPGGGAEVFSPRVRKVICPKKIEGKLWLEVMETAHKLGIKSNATMLYGHIETIEERVNHILALRELQDKTFGFKSFIPLAYHPENTELSGIGTTGYQDLKTLAISRLLLDNFPHIKAFWIMLGVKLAQVSLSFGVDDLDGTVVEEKITHSAGAKTPQELSKKELINLITEAGRIPVERDSTYNRVVSYQV